In the genome of Arachis hypogaea cultivar Tifrunner chromosome 9, arahy.Tifrunner.gnm2.J5K5, whole genome shotgun sequence, the window AGAAGATCAATATTAATTTCGTTGGTATATCTAGTATGGTTTTATACTTTgtataattaattgtaattacttaagttaagtaaataaaatagataactaATTGTGagttaagttaaataaataaaataattaactcTCATTTAACATGTTAGTCCAATAAATAGATATCtgttgtatttaatataaatatttatctaGGTGGTTTATAAGTTTTAGCAATGTTTAGCAACAAGTAATGGATAGTTTAGACGAGATTAATATGCGCGAGTAAATGTTTTGGAAATTGCAGAGACCACGGATACTATTGCCACGCCGTGTGACCCTGGGTCTCCCACCGCTGGTCATCCTGTTGTCCTATATTAGGGAGGTTGGATTTGGGCATGTAGTAGAGTTGAAGGATTTCATTTTTGATAATTCCTTGATCTCTGTATTTGTCGAGCAGTGGAGGCTCGAGACCCATACGTTCCACCTTCTATGGGGTGTGGCCAGCATTACACTCTAGGATGTTGCCTACCACATTAGTCTACGCACTGGTCGAGAGCCAATTGGGAGTTGTACCAAAGACTTCCAGCGATGGCATGGACACCCCACGTGGGAGTGATTGAGAATTTATTTGACGACAGGCCGCCACCACAACCCGAGGGAGGGAAGCAGGTTTTCAGGGTGAGGATGACCTGGCTCAATGACAGAGTTGCATACATTCCTGCTGGGGCAGTCCTGGATACACTCCGTCAGTATGCCCGATGCTACTTGATGATGCTTATTGAGGATTTCTATTCACAGACAAGTTGGCTACACTTGTCCCTTTGAGATGGTTGCCGCTGCTGGAGGATTTTGATCGTTGCAGCCAGTTGTCATGGGAGTCTGCACTGCTCTGTCATACGTACCACTCATTGTGCACCGTGGTAGGGTGTGATGCGACTAACATTGCAGGGTGTATGTCGCTTCTTATCTCATGGATCTACCATAGATTTCTATATTTTAGTCTGGCAGAATACGACGTCATCAAGTCCCCACTTGTTTCTAGGTATGTAtatattgtaaataatttttaacttaCCAGGTAGTAGACATTGAACACGTATTATGTTatgaaatataattaattaaattatgttcAACTATCTTTATTTTGCGTAGGTTGGCAGGACTAGGGTAGCAAAGTAGAGATTATCATGATGGCAGGATCCACCAACAACCACGTCACGGGCTGCAGTATACAACTCCATCACATGTTGCGGCATTAACCGTGCGTGTACGTCGAACATTACCCTCACATGCTGATCCCCATCAATCCAAAATTACTGATTGGTAAATCCACCATTCGGAAGTGCCCGCAGAAATATATATGCAACCCGCCCAACCTCCTTCGTATCTAGTATCTACTCTCCCCATATTGTTCAGCATGAACGTCTTTAGCGCATCCAAGCTATCAACTCGGTTAGTGCATAACATGACAGTCTTATCAGACTCAAAAATTACTCATTCATCACTATGTCTAACTATCCCATTGGGATAAACCACAACAAAGAAGAATTGATTATTCTCCAtcagaacaaaacaaaaagaagagaaagaaaaaattattttgtgaatTGTACGAGGGGAGTTATTGGGATGGACTCTATAAATGACTTATTCTCCAACATATCTTGGGTGTAAAGACATCTAAACTATAATACACATATCTCGGGTGCTGAGACCCTAATTAAATTCTTGACTATATCTCGGATGCTGAGAAAAAAATTAGGGAGTTGTACATATCTCGAGTGCTGAGACCCCCTTCACGTAATGCGCATATTTCGGGTGCTCAGTATTTGATTTCTATACTTATAAATATCTCGGGTACACCCACAATGTGACTCGGCATCATCCGGTCATAGCACGGGGTCTCAGACACTAAAATATACTCATTTTTTATTACTCCCTCAGCGTCCGAGATATGTCCCATGGTGCATTTTTATAAATATCTCAcgctttatttatttttgtaatttttatatttatttaatttaaataaaaaaatcttatttataCGCACGTTGTGTGAGTGATTTTGTTATATTTAGGTCAATTGGTTGGACTTAATTGATGAAAATATTGAAATGTGTAGTGGAacaaataacaataatattattgttttaatcaaaataaaaaagattttgcaCACCACTTTCAAACGAATATAATTTTCATTTTGCTATAAAGACAATGAAAAAtctaaacaatatgaacaatgggTTTTAAATTTGGCCCAATACAAGAAGAAAAAAAGTTAGAAAACTCCCCAAATTACCTAAGTAAAAAAATCCAAacagttatttcaaaaaaataatcatCCCAACCCTGCTTTACCAAAGGAATTCACCCAGACACCCTCTTCCCCCCAAACCGTCTGTCACCCCACTGTCACCAATTATCTCACCCCTCCGATATTAGAAACTCCTTCACCAACCATCATCGTCCACCCCTGTAGCCCCTCCCCATTACCGTCGCGGGATCGTCATCAAACAACCATCCacgtagttattaaaataatcatccggcTACCTAGTGAAATGAACATCCAACATTTGTTAATTGTATATATTTTAAACTGAATCGaacaaaataaccatccaattaagaattaaaataaccatctacatCCAGCGCATTTGCGGGGTGGAGAGAATCGACAGTGACACATGGAGGCATGGGAGGAGATCCGGCAACGGAGCGGCCACGCAACGACAACTTTTGGCTAGGCGAGATTGCAAATCTGCTCCGTAGGCTTCGAACTCGAAGGCACAGTGGCCAGAGATGGAAGAGGAGGAGGACTCGAATCCGTGGGAGGAAGGACGGTGTCGATGAGGTGCGGCATAGCAGCAACAATAGCGCGACGGAGAGGACAGATGACGGGGATAACGTGCATCTCGAACTGCGCGATGGGAGGTGGCGGCCTGCAGTGGGGCCTACACAACCGGCAGCGGGTGGGCAACGGTAACGAGGACGCATGGGGCTACTGCGGCGCGATCTCCCATTGCTACGGCGCGCAAGTGGAACGCGGAGAGGCTGGGCATCGTCGGCAGGAGGCTGGGCGGTATTAGCTGGGCAGTGTCAGACCGGACAGCATGGAAGTGCAGCGGAGCCGGGGTGACTTTGCAGACCGATCACAAATGGAGAACGGAAGGTTAGCATGATATTGAGAGTAACTGTGCCAATTGTGATTTGGtttaattataaattcttattttttaaatttcaaaatcttaaattaaaactaattaattaataatctgatttattattttaattttaattttaattttaatttccttttttacgttattgttcacattatttagtattctcattgcctccttatacttttccatataatttataTCAGAAATTTTCGTTGTTAGTTTAAAGGATTCAGTCAcaattgttttaatatttttaatttttggataggtaaatttttaaaggaaaagtctaggggccagcagttttattgaattttggccagcatgtaactagcagagaaaggtgagccattggatgaaatctcacaccaatctcataccatcaaatcatcattgatggctagttgatggctaacaatcacaaaaattgctggccctagcattgttcatttttaaatttgatttacactaaaatagtataaaaaattaagtaTTAGTACCTCCGCTTTATAGTTGGCCAACACACAAATCTTTAATTATGCAAATTTCCCGAGTCATTATTAAGAATAATATTAGATACTGATGAAGGTGGGAGTATATATGTCATGTCTCCTTGTCTAATTCCTAACATTGTTCGTCGGTTCAAGGATTTGAATAGCAGCAGAAATATATCTACTTGTATACACTTAAAATGCTAAAAAACACCTTTTGATTGTTGAAAAAATACAGAGGTCTATAGTAGTGACAAAACGTAAGAGTAAAATATAGACGTTTAAGTTGGTCCAAATTTCCAATGATTTAAGGATGTATACACTTTTGGATGTCATAGATATATAATTGGTGGCCTGGAGGGGCCGGGTAGCTAGCTAGCTGCCGATGATCACATATCTTGGCATTTTCTATTACTTAGTGTATATTAATcctaaatatatatacatatatgtgaaTGTGTCAATTTTGTAGTCCCATCACTTGTATTCTGAAATTCACGTTAAAGCATAAATAAATGTTCATGTGATTTTCCCCAATTTTAACCTTTCTCTGGTCCAAAGTATTAATTGGATGATCATGCTCAAATAATCCCCCACGCCCCAATGAAAAAGCTCCAATGATGCATGGACCATGTCAACAAAACCCCATTGGCAACATTGACAAAACCCAGAGTGTAAAACAAAAAAGAACCTTTCAATTTAATGCATACACACAGCACCAAGGCGACAGTGCAATTGAAAACCACCATATCATAAGAAAAGGATAACTTGCCAACTGCATATCTGaatatatattagatattttattaCGGGTAGGTATTTCTAATTAAAGCAAGTCATGATTACTTTAGTGCACAAACAGGCAATTACTAATTTATTATCACCGGTTTAATAATGTTACACTGATTCGATCTGACGACTAAATtaattacatacatacatacacttGAATTACTTCTGACACTTGATGATCAAGTCCTAATTACAAGCTTAGGAAATTGGAGTTGTATTTTGAATCCACAAAGAAGTTGCATGCAAAGTGTCTTGTAagttgattgaaaaataatacaGCAGTAACAATAATACAAATATGAAAGATAACAAGTATGACAGACAAATCACAGGGCTTACAACATGACTAATTTAATCATCATCTTGATCTTCATcgaaagaaagcaagaaagccTGTACGTGTGTAAGAGTCTCTAGAGCTTAACGATCTCAGGAATGTGAACAGGGTAACGATCAATGCAATCAGTCCAAGGTCCATCAATGGGGGTCTTAATGGTCTTGTTACACTTCCACACGGCGCTGTTGCATTTGAACCCACTCCCGAAAGCAATCTGCCACACCCTATCCCCTTTCTTCATCCTCCCTTTCGATTCAATGTAGTTCAGTTCATACCACAGAGAAGAAGACGAAGTGTTGCCGAACCTGTGAAGGGTCATTCTGGAAGCTTCCACGTGCTCCGTCGACAGTTGAAGATTCTTCTGCAACTCGTCGATCACAGCGCGTCCACCCGCGTGGATGCAGAAGTGCTCGAAAGCTTGCTTGAAGTCAGGGATGTATGGCTTCCACTTAGGGTTGAAGATTTTCCTCCCAATCAGTGTCAGAAGGAAGAGAAGCTGCTCCGATGCCGGAAGAACAAGCGGACCCATGGTTGTGATGTTCGACTTCAAAGCTTCCCCTGCAATGGCCATGAGGTCTTTGGACAGCGAAATCCCAACCTTTCCTTCTTTGTCTTCTTCCTCGAACACACAACGGTAGGCTTTGTCATCGGCACCCTTGTGAGTTCTAACCACGTGGACCAATCTGTACTTGGCTCTTCTCCGTTCCGATCTCCGGTTCGACAAGAGGATGGCGGCGCCGCCCATCCTGAACAAGCAGTTCGGAAGAAGCATGGCTCTCTCGTTGCCTTGGTAGTAGTTAGGCGTGATAATCTCAGTGCTGACAACGACGGCGTTGGAATTGGGATGAACCTGAAGAAGATCGCGTGCTAGGTCTATGGAGATGAGACCCGCACTGCAACCCATCCCCGAGAGGTTGAAGCTCTTGATGTTGCTCCTGAGCTTGTACTTGTTGATAACCATGGCGGACAAGGAAGGAGTTGGAGAGAAGAGACTGCAATTCACTATGAGAATGTCGATATCCTTAGGCTTGAGGCCGGTTTTCTTAAACAAAGAGTCCATGGCTGAGAAGATGACAAGCTCGGCCTCGCCGCGAGCGGCCTCCATGGTAGGCTTGGGAGGGATGTAGTGAATGGCAGGAGGAAGACAGGTCTCTTCGCCGAGGCCGGAGCGCTCAAGGATCCTCATCTGGAACTCCACACTCTTGGGGTTGTTCTTGAGGATGAGCCTTGAGTGCTCCATGAAGGTGGCGAAGGGGACCCGGCATGTTACcggtggcttgaagcaagcataGTCAACGAGGTAAATTGTACGTGGCTTTGACATGAAGTAGACGGTGGCAACGAAGATGATGAGGAAAGCGGAGCAGAGGATCTGAACGAGGTTGAAGTGCAGGGAATTCCAGAGATTAAGGATCTCTTGGGGGCCTAAGCGTAGAATCTCAATGGAGACTCCCAGCATGATTGGAACGAGGGTGAGTGTGATAATGTGGTTAACAAGGTATTGGTATCCAAGCTTGACATACTTGAGCTTCACGGAGTTGGAGAAATCCGGCAACATGGGAGGCATGTTGATTATTTGAGAAGATGGAAGACAATGTGAGTTGTGAATTGTGATTGATGGAGAGCGTGTAGGAGTGGGAGGTGAGGTTATAAAGGCAAAGGGGGTCTCCATGGGGTGGCAGATGAGTCGATTTAATGTCACACTTCACGTCACTCAACGCTCACTTAACTTGCTATTAATTTTCATAACTGCCCTCTCTTCCTATCTAACCATCGCTAACCTGTACCCTCTTTTATTATTTCCTTACGCTTCTTTCTTTCTAAATTATTACCTCCAAATCAAACGTCACAATGTTAAAACAAAATCATTACATACTTACTCCGATCCTATTGAAATAAAGCATAAATCAAAGTAAAAGGGATCAGACATTGTACTGTATTTCTTTTTATTGATTGAAATATCTCGCACATATGGAAATATATAGATGCCCTTCTAAATCAGATTAAGACCAAGTGGCTAAAGTCCATGTCAACACTAGCATTGACTATTCAGAGTTTGTCAACAATCCATATAGATAGCATTGACTAAATTCATTTATCTATTTAGGCATTGTTCCAGGGGCTGGAAATGAGACTATTTTAGAAAGAGTAGGCGCAAATGTTGATGCTGTATCATGCTATCTGGGagcaatataataatatatgtgtGTTTGTGAACGAATTGAAGGGCATTGATGTGGTGACTTTGTGGAATGTGGATGCCACGCTAAACATTTTTCAGTAATAGATACCTCATTGCAGTTTTCTTCGCAAGAGCTTCAGGTTCAAGGTCTCTCTATTCAAATTTAAAAGTTCGCTCCTACATTTGATTTGTTTGGAACAAATGGTAAATTATGTTATACATATATGATGAAATTATATAAAGTACaaaattttatgttattaatacgtACCCTATATCTCGGCTAAATTAAACGAAAAAACAGTAATATACTAATAATTCGACAACAGAAGAGATAAGGTCGGCTATACAGAGCATCAGTCAACAATTATCAGCAAACCTACCCTAACAACAACATTCTCAAATTAAACGAGGATCTCGGCCAAACTATAAAACCAACTATCGAACTATTCATCTATAAAAAATGAGCAAATAATAAGGATATACACACAGCTTTACtgcttattttaattatattattattatatcattaaGATTCACTTCTTACTTGAGTGTCGGAATATCTTTTGCAAGTATTTTTGCTGTGGTGTTCTAACCAAATTGATATATATCTCTTCCAACTAAGCAACACACTGTTTTAAGGAGTCGCTATAACCCAGTTAGATCTTCACAAACATAACATTTGGCGTCACCGTGAGACCGATCATTaacacatttttattttcttcatttaaGCTCCTTTTTCAGGGACTCAATAATGGTGGATAACGTATTACAATAGCTTACGCAAGCCGAATTgttagcacaaaatcaggaactTTAAGCGGAACTCCAAAGGGTGAATGACCTACTTGCACAAAACCAGAGTGGAAAGAAAGACAAGGGCAACTCCGAATGCAACGACGAGCCGGTGTTGGAAACTCACATAGAGGAAACAGTTCATCTGAAAGAAAAGAAGACGATATCCAGCCCCTTTTTAGAAGACATTATGCAATTTCAGATGTCAAAGAATTTCATTTTGTCTACC includes:
- the LOC112712095 gene encoding 3-ketoacyl-CoA synthase 6; translated protein: METPFAFITSPPTPTRSPSITIHNSHCLPSSQIINMPPMLPDFSNSVKLKYVKLGYQYLVNHIITLTLVPIMLGVSIEILRLGPQEILNLWNSLHFNLVQILCSAFLIIFVATVYFMSKPRTIYLVDYACFKPPVTCRVPFATFMEHSRLILKNNPKSVEFQMRILERSGLGEETCLPPAIHYIPPKPTMEAARGEAELVIFSAMDSLFKKTGLKPKDIDILIVNCSLFSPTPSLSAMVINKYKLRSNIKSFNLSGMGCSAGLISIDLARDLLQVHPNSNAVVVSTEIITPNYYQGNERAMLLPNCLFRMGGAAILLSNRRSERRRAKYRLVHVVRTHKGADDKAYRCVFEEEDKEGKVGISLSKDLMAIAGEALKSNITTMGPLVLPASEQLLFLLTLIGRKIFNPKWKPYIPDFKQAFEHFCIHAGGRAVIDELQKNLQLSTEHVEASRMTLHRFGNTSSSSLWYELNYIESKGRMKKGDRVWQIAFGSGFKCNSAVWKCNKTIKTPIDGPWTDCIDRYPVHIPEIVKL